A genomic segment from Spinacia oleracea cultivar Varoflay chromosome 3, BTI_SOV_V1, whole genome shotgun sequence encodes:
- the LOC110778133 gene encoding BTB/POZ domain-containing protein NPY4, with protein MKFMKLGSKPDSFQTDGDNIRYVATELSTDIVVNVMDVKFYLHKFPLLSKSARLQKLVAMASQENQDEIFIKDIPGGPAAFEMCAKYCYGMTVTLNAYNVVAARCAAEYLEMYDTVEKGNLIYKIDVFLNSSIFRGWKDSIIVLQTTKSLLPFAEELKVVSHCLDAIASKATVDTSKVEWSYTYNRKMHPSEKGGEQLYNGVRKQVTVPKDWWVEDLSDLDMDLYKRVITTIKTKGRVFSSDVIGEALKTYVLRKLPGFSKGMVSTNDLQKNQSLVETIVRLLPKEKGSVSSSFMLRLLRASMSLNCGEIVSMELLKRIGLQLDEASVADLLIRAPSGEATVYDIDLVENLVKEFVMQDHCIIQNKSHSEIDFQELKKPVKISDASKGMVAKLVDCYLAEVSRDPNLQLAKFITISELVSGFPRSSHDGIYRAIDMYLKEHPGISKSERKKICKLMDCRKLSVEACAHAVQNERLPLRVVVQVLFFEQARAATSGSSPGSRTPDLQRSARALLLPGGSHGSSRSAATTNTEDDWDGVPTTEELKALANLRLGGGEGTSNGDGPDEPKNDAEKAAANKVRGLLMSKRIFSKLWSSKERDNGENNSSSDTSESPASTNNNNGEEGRSTPTRNRRHSQP; from the exons ATGAAGTTTATGAAGCTTGGATCCAAACCTGATTCGTTTCAGACGGATGGTGATAACATCAG GTATGTGGCGACAGAGCTGTCAACCGACATAGTTGTCAATGTCATGGATGTCAAATTCTATCTGCATAAG ttTCCCCTTTTGTCTAAAAGTGCACGTTTGCAAAAGCTTGTTGCCATGGCAAGTCAAGAAAATCAAGACGAAATATTCATAAAGGACATCCCCGGTGGACCGGCTGCGTTTGAAATGTGTGCAAAATACTGCTACGGCATGACGGTCACGTTGAACGCCTACAACGTGGTTGCAGCTCGATGTGCAGCCGAGTATCTAGAAATGTACGACACAGTTGAGAAAGGAAACCTCATATACAAGATCGACGTCTTTCTCAACTCAAGTATCTTCCGCGGTTGGAAAGACTCTATCATCGTTCTCCAAACAACCAAATCCCTACTTCCGTTCGCTGAAGAGCTCAAAGTTGTTAGCCACTGCCTTGATGCAATAGCTTCTAAAGCAACCGTTGATACTTCTAAAGTTGAGTGGTCGTACACCTATAACAGGAAGATGCACCCTTCAGAGAAGGGAGGGGAACAGCTTTATAACGGGGTGAGGAAACAGGTCACCGTTCCAAAAGATTGGTGGGTTGAAGACCTATCCGACCTTGACATGGATCTTTATAAACGGGTCATAACTACGATTAAGACAAAAGGAAGGGTTTTTTCAAGTGATGTCATTGGTGAGGCcttgaaaacttatgttttGAGAAAGTTGCCTGGTTTTAGTAAGGGTATGGTTTCAACTAATGATTTGCAGAAGAACCAATCATTAGTTGAAACCATTGTTCGACTTCTTCCAAAAGAGAAAGGCAGTGTTTCCTCTAGTTTTATGCTTAGGTTGTTGAGAGCATCAATGTCTTTAAATTGTGGAGAAATAGTTAGTATGGAGTTGCTGAAAAGAATTGGGTTGCAATTGGACGAGGCTTCAGTGGCAGATTTGTTAATTCGAGCTCCTTCTGGTGAAGCTACTGTTTATGACATTGATTTGGTTGAAAATCTGGTTAAGGAATTTGTGATGCAGGATCACTGTATTATTCAGAATAAGTCTCATTCTgaaatagattttcaggaaCTTAAGAAGCCCGTGAAAATATCAGATGCTTCGAAGGGCATGGTTGCTAAGCTTGTTGACTGCTATCTCGCTGAGGTTTCACGAGACCCTAATTTACAGTTAGCTAAATTCATTACTATTTCAGAGCTCGTTTCAGGATTTCCGAGATCTTCGCATGATGGGATTTATCGTGCCATTGATATGTACTTGAAG GAACATCCAGGCATTAGTAAGAGTGAGAGGAAGAAAATATGCAAACTGATGGATTGCAGAAAGCTCTCAGTAGAAGCCTGTGCACACGCCGTACAAAACGAACGCCTTCCTTTACGTGTCGTAGTTCAAGTACTCTTCTTCGAGCAAGCACGAGCCGCCACATCAGGATCGTCCCCAGGAAGCCGTACCCCAGACTTGCAGCGTTCTGCGCGGGCATTACTCCTCCCAGGTGGGTCCCACGGGAGCTCAAGGTCTGCCGCAACTACAAACACCGAGGACGACTGGGATGGGGTCCCCACAACGGAAGAGCTGAAAGCTCTAGCCAACCTTAGATTAGGGGGCGGTGAAGGGACTAGTAACGGTGACGGGCCTGACGAGCCGAAGAATGATGCAGAGAAAGCTGCTGCAAATAAGGTGAGAGGTTTGCTAATGTCAAAGAGGATTTTCTCGAAACTTTGGTCGAGCAAAGAGAGAGATAATGGCGAGAACAACAGTAGTTCTGATACATCTGAAAGTCCAGCATCGACGAATAATAATAATGGTGAAGAAGGTAGGTCAACCCCTACCAGAAATAGGAGGCACTCACAACCTTga
- the LOC130470172 gene encoding uncharacterized protein, whose product MDRLSPEDKGVVEVPAWLSEEPTLPAMKKRPASSTEAPKPKRPFFKKMGPADAVTKPSVPKPSAPLAEGEVPPIQTPILPPEQKEVPSQEPTLPAMKKRPASSTEAPKPKRPFFKKMGPADAVTKPSVPKPSAPLAEGEVPPIQTPILPPEQKEVPSQVDTEMDGTAGAAADEVAVDQTAAADATTLSREDKGKGKETEAPSTDNASTPPAASPIGWDLHDLFIRCAESRNYRFDMHNEMLKHKDQIENHEQYAEKTARLINLEADKKIALKTEELKKAEEDAEKYEEKLLEHEGRLAVLRKEYSSVLERVTDFSSKVNVLEGQLKAMQGKIEAVRKEAASSFKLGEESILESAQKAWDQSMDWKDFSWFKRRISHQIAVSTARRLGLDPPDFVSDGEEDIEEDEVNSPEGQDIQEGSSIAPHP is encoded by the exons ATGGATCGCTTATCTCCCGAAGACAAGGGTGTAGTGGAAGTACCCGCTTGGCTGTCCGAG GAACCCACCTTGCCGGCTATGAAGAAGCGTCCGGCATCTTCGACGGAGGCTCCTAAGCCAAAACGAcccttctttaagaagatgggtCCGGCCGACGCTGTCACCAAGCCGTCGGTACCCAAACCGTCCGCTCCCCTGGCTGAGGGGGAGGTTCCTCCTATCCAGACGCCCATTCTTCCTCCTGAGCAAAAGGAGGTTCCTTCCCAG GAACCCACCTTGCCGGCTATGAAGAAGCGTCCGGCATCTTCGACGGAGGCTCCTAAGCCAAAACGAcccttctttaagaagatgggtCCGGCCGACGCTGTCACCAAGCCGTCGGTACCCAAACCGTCCGCTCCCCTGGCTGAGGGGGAGGTTCCTCCTATCCAGACGCCCATTCTTCCTCCTGAGCAAAAGGAGGTTCCTTCCCAGGTGGACACCGAAATGGATGGTACTGCCGGAGCAGCTGCTGACGAAGTAGCAGTCGATCAGACTGCGGCGGCTGACGCCACCACCTTGTCCAGAGAGgacaagggtaaaggcaaggagactgaggctccttctactgataatGCCTCTACTCCTCCTGCAGCCTCGCCAATAG GTTGGGATTTGCACGAT CTTTTCATTCGCTGTGCCGAGAGTAGGAACTACCGCTTTGATATGCACAATgagatgctcaagcacaaggaccagatCGAGAATCATGAGCAATATGCTGAGAAGACGGCCAGGTTGATCAACTTGGAAGCGGATAAGAAGATCGCTCTGAAGACGGAAGAGCTGAAGAAGGCCGAGGAGGACGCTGAGAAATATGAAGAGAAACTGCTGGAACATGAGGGGCGACTTGCCGTGCTGAGAAAGGAGTACTCTTCCGTCTTAGAACGGGTGACTGATTTCTCTTCCAAGGTGAACGTTCTGGAAGGTCAGCTCAAGGCCATGCAGGGGAAGATCGAGGCCGTGCGCAAGGAGGCTGCAAGCTCTTTTAAGTTGGGCGAGGAGTCCATCTTGGAGAGTGCCCAAAAggcgtgggatcagtctatggacTGGAAGGATTTTTCCTGGTTCAAACGCCGTATCTCCCACCAGATAGCTGTTTCGACGGCTAGGCGCTTAGGCTTAGATCCTCCCGATTTCGTTAGTGACGGGGAGGAAGACATAGAAGAAGACGAGGTGAACTCCCCTGAAGGCCAAGACATCCAGGAAGGGAGTTCTATTGCCCCTCATCCTTGA